The genomic stretch GCGGCTGCGGAGACCAGGACCGTCGTGGCGCGGTCGAGGTCGATGCGGTGGTAGCCGTCTGTGCTGCTGACCAGCTGGGAGTCGGCCAGGGCCCGCAGGGCATCGGTTCCGTGGGCGACCCACGGAACCGCATGTTCCTCGAGGTCGGCTTCTGCGGGGCGCAGGGCCTGGCGCCAGTGGGTCGCGGTCCAGGCCGCTGCCGCCTCAACTGCGGGCACCACGAATTCCTTTCTCGTGCTTCCGGGTGGGTTCTAGGCTTGCGAGGCCGGGGTCAGCGTGTTTCCGGCGCGCAGCCGGTCGGCGACTTCCCGGCCGACGTCGGTGAGGTGAGCGTTGGTGTGCTCGAGCAGCTCGATGCATCCGTCCATGTAGTGATCCAGCTCTTCCAGGCGCTGCTGAGTTTCCGTGTTGACCGGAAGCGCCCGGTAGAGGGCTTGCAGGTTGCGGGTGACGTGGGAGGCCCCGAGGACTTCGCCGGGGTTCCGGTTACTGGTGCCCGAGGGCAGCTCGAAGACGACATCGCCGGTGGTGCGGTGCAGCGGCCACATCTCCTCGACGAGGTAGAGCCAGTTGTGACTGACCTCGTGGAGCACCTGTTCGAGGAGTTCGGTCGGGGAGGCGAACGCCTCCTCGGCCAGGAAGATGTGCTGCGGGAAGGCGTAGTTGGAGGAGCCTATGACGCCGGGCCGACGCAGTCCGAGGAAGTTGATGGACAGCTCGGTCAGGATGCTCCAGCGCGGCACGAGTTCCGCGAGCTGAGCCAGGGCCTCGGCCGCTGCCCGGGCCCGGTCCTCGTGTAGCGGGTTCACGTCGTCTGGGAAAGGCCGCAGGTCCCTGGAGGCCAGGGCCTTTTCCGGGCTGAGGACCTCGTTCAGGAGCACGGCCCGCTGCTCGGAGGAGGCCGCAAGCAGGTTGTCGGTCTGTCCGGCCCGGAACAGGCGGGTGGTGGCCACTGCGGTTAGGAACCGGCCGCTGTCGAAGGAGCCGTCGATCAGAGGGATGCCGCCGAAGGCCTCGGTGAGGGTAGGGGTGGAGGTCACAGTCCGGCTCCTTCGGTCTCGCGTACGGCGGCGTTGAGGTGGCGTACCAGGTGGGGGTTGGTGTCGCAGGCACGGGTTGCGTCCGGGCCGTAGGCGACCACGCCGATGCCCGAGCGGCGGCCGACCTGCAGGACGGGGAAGGGTGTCGCCGCTTCCGGGTCGAGCGTGTAGTAGACAGGGAGCCTGTCGGCCAGGGGGCGCAGCATCTCCGGGCCACAGGCCCGGCCCTGATAGGTGTCGAAGCCGAACCTGTGGTGACCGATGTCGAAGTCGTCGATGATCACGATGCCGTGCGTGATCGCGGCGAGTTCGCGGCTCAGCGGCCACTCCTGTTCCCAGTGCGCGTCGAGGTAGTACAGCGGCCTGGCAAAGTGCGCATTGGCTTCCTCCACCAGGGTGGGGGAGTCGGTGGCCTCGCAGCGCGCTTGCGGGTACGAGCGGAGTCGGTGCCCGGCGACCTGGGAGAAGACGGGATCT from Streptomyces spororaveus encodes the following:
- a CDS encoding aKG-HExxH-type peptide beta-hydroxylase, with the translated sequence MTSTPTLTEAFGGIPLIDGSFDSGRFLTAVATTRLFRAGQTDNLLAASSEQRAVLLNEVLSPEKALASRDLRPFPDDVNPLHEDRARAAAEALAQLAELVPRWSILTELSINFLGLRRPGVIGSSNYAFPQHIFLAEEAFASPTELLEQVLHEVSHNWLYLVEEMWPLHRTTGDVVFELPSGTSNRNPGEVLGASHVTRNLQALYRALPVNTETQQRLEELDHYMDGCIELLEHTNAHLTDVGREVADRLRAGNTLTPASQA